A genomic window from Cytobacillus suaedae includes:
- the dprA gene encoding DNA-protecting protein DprA, with protein MKNARERLIHLHHCRGVSWKGIATLLKYDPSLDSLYSLSHNFVESLLTLSKPSAQIFLKDLHSIEIQSMLKQYNEQNIHLITIFDQTYPNHLKQIFDPPWVLYAKGDLSILHEKKQLSVVGTRLPSAYGYHCMEKLIVPLIEKQWCIVSGMAEGIDTSAHQIAIDNGGKTIAIIGSGFNYIYPKSNLKLVDMIIQKHLLLSEYPPNTKPQRWHFPMRNRIISGMTKGTIVVEAKDRSGSLITADQALQQGREVFAVPGSILSNTSTGTNKLIQQGAKLVLSHIDILEELEEVYYV; from the coding sequence GTGAAAAACGCAAGAGAACGATTAATCCATTTACACCATTGTAGAGGTGTTAGTTGGAAAGGTATTGCAACACTTCTTAAATATGACCCTTCATTAGACTCTCTCTATTCTTTATCCCACAATTTTGTAGAATCTCTTCTAACTCTTTCTAAACCCTCTGCACAAATTTTCCTAAAAGATTTGCATTCTATTGAAATCCAAAGTATGCTAAAACAATATAATGAACAAAATATTCATTTAATTACCATTTTTGATCAAACTTATCCAAACCACCTCAAGCAAATCTTTGATCCACCTTGGGTGTTGTATGCAAAAGGTGATTTGTCTATTCTTCATGAGAAAAAGCAACTAAGTGTGGTCGGTACTAGATTACCTTCGGCCTACGGATATCACTGTATGGAAAAGTTGATCGTTCCATTGATTGAAAAACAATGGTGTATTGTAAGCGGTATGGCAGAAGGAATTGATACGAGTGCCCACCAAATTGCGATTGATAATGGGGGAAAAACAATTGCTATTATAGGAAGTGGGTTTAATTATATCTATCCAAAAAGCAATCTAAAGCTGGTAGATATGATTATACAAAAACACCTTCTACTGTCAGAATATCCACCAAATACCAAACCCCAACGTTGGCATTTTCCAATGCGCAATCGTATTATAAGTGGTATGACAAAAGGAACAATTGTTGTAGAAGCCAAAGACAGGAGTGGTTCATTAATTACTGCAGATCAAGCTCTACAACAAGGTAGAGAAGTTTTTGCCGTTCCAGGTTCCATTCTAAGTAATACAAGTACAGGCACGAATAAGCTAATACAACAAGGTGCTAAACTAGTACTATCCCATATAGACATCCTTGAAGAATTAGAAGAAGTGTATTATGTTTAA
- the topA gene encoding type I DNA topoisomerase — translation MSDYLVIVESPAKAKTIERYLGKKYKVKASMGHVRDLPKSQMGVDTTNNYEPKYITIRGKGPVLKELKTAAKKAKKIFLAADPDREGEAIAWHLAHTLNIDITSDCRVVFNEITKDAIKESFKHPRSINMDLVDAQQARRILDRLVGYNISPLLWKKVKKGLSAGRVQSVAVRLIIEREKEIKDFIPEEYWTIKADFVKGKETFDAQFYGMDGSKLELTNEDDVNKVLNRLSGNGFTVQTVTKKERKRNPAPPFITSSLQQEAARKLNFRAKKTMMLAQQLYEGIDLGKAEGTVGLITYMRTDSTRISETAQNEAAEYITSSFGSDYLTDNKKKENKGANTQDAHEAIRPTSTLREPNSIKEYLSRDQLRLYKLIWERFVASQMAPAIMDTMSVDLVNQDIIFRATGSKVKFPGFMKVYVEGTDDGIEEKDKMLPDLKEGDKVISKDIEPKQHFTQPPPRYTEARLVRTLEELGIGRPSTYAPTLDTIQKRGYVSLDNKRFIPTELGEIVLELILEFFPEILDVEFTAKMENGLDEVEEGKVEWVNVIDSFYNGFEKRLEKAENEMQEVEIKDEPAGVDCEECNHPMVFKMGRYGKFMACSNFPDCRNTKAIVKEIGVTCPSCHEGNIIERKSKKRRIFYGCDTYPKCEFLSWDKPLARKCPKCESMLVEKKLKKGQQVQCVECDYKEETQK, via the coding sequence ATGTCTGACTACTTAGTCATAGTTGAATCACCAGCAAAAGCAAAAACAATTGAACGATATCTAGGTAAAAAATATAAAGTGAAAGCTTCGATGGGACATGTTCGTGATTTACCGAAAAGTCAAATGGGAGTAGATACGACAAATAATTATGAACCTAAATATATAACAATTCGTGGTAAAGGACCTGTTTTAAAAGAGCTTAAAACAGCAGCTAAGAAAGCAAAAAAAATCTTCCTCGCAGCCGATCCAGACAGAGAAGGAGAGGCAATTGCGTGGCATTTAGCTCATACGCTTAATATAGATATTACTTCTGACTGTCGAGTAGTCTTTAATGAGATTACGAAGGACGCAATTAAAGAATCCTTTAAACATCCTCGATCAATTAATATGGATTTGGTAGATGCTCAACAAGCTCGTAGGATCCTTGATCGCCTTGTTGGCTACAATATAAGTCCGTTATTATGGAAAAAGGTTAAAAAAGGTCTGAGTGCAGGAAGAGTTCAATCTGTTGCAGTAAGATTAATTATTGAGCGTGAAAAAGAGATTAAAGACTTCATACCAGAAGAATATTGGACAATTAAAGCTGACTTTGTTAAGGGTAAGGAAACTTTTGATGCTCAGTTTTACGGTATGGATGGTTCGAAATTAGAGTTAACAAATGAAGATGATGTGAATAAAGTGTTAAACAGGTTAAGTGGTAATGGATTCACTGTTCAAACGGTCACGAAAAAAGAGCGTAAAAGAAACCCGGCACCACCTTTCATTACATCATCCTTACAGCAAGAAGCTGCCCGAAAGCTAAATTTTAGGGCTAAAAAGACCATGATGCTTGCCCAACAATTGTATGAAGGTATTGACTTGGGTAAAGCAGAAGGAACCGTTGGTTTAATTACATATATGAGAACAGACTCAACACGAATTTCTGAAACTGCTCAAAACGAAGCGGCAGAATATATTACAAGTAGCTTTGGCTCTGATTATCTAACTGATAATAAAAAGAAAGAGAATAAAGGTGCGAATACCCAGGACGCACATGAAGCAATCCGTCCAACTTCTACCCTAAGAGAACCTAATAGTATTAAGGAGTACCTAAGTAGAGACCAACTGAGACTATATAAATTAATATGGGAACGTTTTGTAGCTAGCCAAATGGCACCTGCAATAATGGATACTATGAGTGTTGATCTTGTGAACCAAGATATCATCTTTAGAGCAACTGGATCTAAAGTGAAATTCCCAGGGTTTATGAAAGTGTACGTTGAAGGAACAGATGACGGTATAGAGGAAAAAGATAAAATGCTTCCTGATTTAAAGGAAGGGGATAAAGTTATCTCGAAAGATATTGAGCCGAAACAACATTTCACTCAACCACCTCCTAGATACACAGAGGCCCGATTGGTTAGAACACTTGAGGAATTAGGCATTGGTCGCCCTTCTACTTATGCACCAACACTTGATACCATTCAAAAACGAGGATATGTTTCTCTGGATAATAAACGATTCATTCCAACAGAACTTGGCGAAATTGTTTTAGAATTAATCCTAGAATTCTTCCCTGAGATACTAGATGTTGAATTTACAGCGAAGATGGAGAATGGGTTAGATGAGGTAGAGGAAGGCAAGGTTGAATGGGTAAATGTAATTGACTCCTTCTATAACGGTTTTGAGAAGCGCCTTGAAAAGGCTGAGAATGAAATGCAAGAAGTAGAGATTAAAGATGAACCAGCAGGTGTTGATTGCGAAGAATGTAATCACCCGATGGTCTTTAAAATGGGACGTTATGGTAAGTTTATGGCATGTTCGAATTTTCCAGACTGTCGTAATACGAAGGCCATTGTAAAAGAAATAGGTGTTACATGTCCAAGCTGTCATGAAGGAAATATTATTGAGCGTAAAAGTAAAAAACGAAGAATCTTCTATGGTTGCGACACGTATCCTAAATGTGAATTTCTTTCATGGGATAAACCGCTTGCTCGTAAGTGTCCTAAGTGTGAAAGCATGCTTGTAGAGAAAAAGCTCAAAAAAGGACAACAGGTTCAATGTGTAGAGTGTGATTACAAAGAAGAGACGCAAAAATAG
- the trmFO gene encoding FADH(2)-oxidizing methylenetetrahydrofolate--tRNA-(uracil(54)-C(5))-methyltransferase TrmFO, which yields MSEVFVNVIGAGLAGSEAAWQIAKRGVKVHLYEMRPVKQTPAHHTDKFAELVCSNSLRGNSLTNAVGVLKEEMRYLDSVIISSADACAVPAGGALAVDRNEFAGNVTERVRNHPNVTVFNEEITEIPKGPTIIATGPLTSQALSNQLRELTGEDYLYFYDAAAPILEKDSIDMDKVYLKSRYDKGEAAYLNCPMTEEEFDRFYEALTTAETVPLKEFEKEIFFEGCMPVEVMANRGKKTLLFGPMKPVGLEDPKTGKRPYAVVQLRQDDAAGTLYNIVGFQTHLKWGPQKEVIRLIPGLENAEIVRYGVMHRNTFINSPSLLKATYQYKDREDLFFAGQMTGVEGYVESAASGLVAGINAANHVLGEELLTFPAETAIGSMARYITSTSSKNFQPMNANFGLFPDLDQKIKNKQERYAEYADRALKTIQNFIKK from the coding sequence ATGAGTGAAGTTTTTGTAAATGTAATTGGAGCAGGATTAGCTGGTAGCGAAGCAGCTTGGCAAATAGCGAAAAGAGGCGTAAAGGTTCATTTATATGAAATGAGACCTGTAAAGCAAACGCCGGCTCACCATACAGATAAATTTGCAGAATTAGTTTGTAGTAATTCTTTACGAGGAAACTCTTTGACGAATGCAGTTGGGGTTTTGAAGGAAGAAATGCGTTACCTAGACTCTGTAATAATAAGTTCGGCAGATGCTTGTGCAGTTCCAGCTGGAGGAGCATTGGCTGTAGATCGTAATGAATTTGCAGGAAATGTAACAGAAAGAGTTAGAAACCATCCAAATGTTACCGTATTTAATGAAGAAATTACTGAGATACCCAAAGGACCTACAATCATTGCAACAGGGCCTTTGACTTCCCAGGCGTTATCTAATCAATTAAGAGAGCTAACAGGGGAAGATTATCTATATTTCTACGATGCAGCTGCACCCATTCTTGAAAAAGATAGCATTGATATGGATAAGGTTTACCTTAAGTCTAGGTATGATAAGGGAGAAGCGGCATATCTTAATTGTCCAATGACGGAAGAGGAATTTGATAGATTTTATGAAGCATTAACAACTGCTGAGACGGTCCCTTTAAAGGAATTTGAGAAGGAAATCTTTTTTGAAGGTTGTATGCCAGTCGAAGTAATGGCAAATCGTGGGAAGAAAACATTACTTTTTGGCCCGATGAAGCCCGTTGGTTTAGAGGACCCTAAAACGGGGAAAAGACCTTATGCAGTTGTTCAACTAAGACAGGACGATGCAGCAGGCACATTATATAATATTGTAGGGTTTCAAACCCATTTAAAGTGGGGACCTCAAAAAGAAGTTATTCGGTTGATACCAGGGTTAGAGAATGCAGAAATTGTTCGATACGGAGTTATGCATCGCAATACGTTTATTAATTCACCGAGCTTGCTAAAAGCAACATACCAGTATAAAGACAGAGAAGACTTATTTTTTGCTGGGCAAATGACAGGTGTGGAAGGTTATGTTGAATCAGCTGCTTCAGGGCTAGTTGCAGGAATAAATGCTGCTAACCATGTGTTAGGGGAAGAATTATTAACTTTTCCCGCTGAGACAGCAATAGGAAGTATGGCTAGATATATTACCTCAACTAGCTCAAAGAACTTTCAGCCAATGAATGCGAATTTTGGCTTGTTTCCAGACCTCGATCAAAAGATTAAGAATAAACAAGAGCGTTATGCAGAGTATGCTGACAGGGCACTTAAAACAATTCAGAATTTTATAAAAAAATAA
- the hslV gene encoding ATP-dependent protease subunit HslV — translation MSTFHATTIFAIHHKGQCAMSGDGQVTFGNAVVMKHTARKVRRIFQGKVLAGFAGSVADAFTLFEMFEGKLEEYNGNLQRAAVELAKQWRSDKVLRRLEAMLIVMDKKDLLLVSGTGEVIEPDDGILAIGSGGNYALSAGRALKKYSGEHLTAVEIAKASLEIAGEICVYTNENIIVEEL, via the coding sequence ATGTCTACGTTTCACGCTACAACGATTTTTGCGATACATCATAAAGGGCAATGTGCAATGTCAGGTGACGGTCAAGTAACTTTTGGTAATGCAGTCGTAATGAAACATACTGCCCGCAAAGTACGAAGAATCTTCCAAGGGAAGGTTTTGGCTGGATTTGCTGGTTCGGTCGCAGATGCGTTTACTTTATTTGAGATGTTTGAAGGAAAATTAGAAGAATACAATGGTAATCTCCAAAGAGCTGCTGTTGAACTTGCTAAACAATGGCGAAGTGACAAAGTATTAAGAAGGCTTGAAGCAATGTTAATAGTTATGGATAAAAAGGATCTTTTACTTGTATCTGGTACAGGAGAAGTGATTGAGCCTGATGATGGTATCCTAGCAATTGGTTCAGGAGGAAATTATGCTCTGTCGGCTGGTCGTGCACTAAAGAAATATTCAGGAGAACATTTAACAGCAGTAGAAATAGCGAAAGCTTCATTAGAGATTGCTGGTGAAATATGTGTTTACACGAACGAAAATATTATTGTTGAAGAGCTATAA
- the hslU gene encoding HslU--HslV peptidase ATPase subunit, whose amino-acid sequence MNNNLTPRQIVEMLDQYIVGQKDAKKAVAVALRNRYRRSQLNDQIRDEIVPKNILMIGPTGVGKTEIARRLAKLVGAPFIKVEATKFTEVGYVGRDVESMVRDLIETSIRLVKEEKMNSVKGKAEENANKRIVELLVPAPQKQNAYKNPLEMLFGGGQPNVQSEPETTKEDESISDKRRRITHQLALGELEDHYVTVEVDEQQPSMFDMLQGSGMEQMGMNMQDALSNFMPKKRKKRKLTVREARKVLTTEEASKLIDMDEVSQDAIFRAEQSGIIFIDEIDKIAGKSQSSSADVSREGVQRDILPIVEGSTVVTKYGSVKTDHVLFIAAGAFHMAKPSDLIPELQGRFPIRVELTKLTVDDFVRILVEPDNALLKQYIALLETEGIKLEFSDDAIRRLAEIAYQVNQDTDNIGARRLHTIMERLLEDLSFEAPEISMGTVTITSKYVDEKLNTIVKNKDLSQFIL is encoded by the coding sequence ATGAATAATAATCTAACTCCACGTCAAATTGTTGAAATGCTTGATCAATATATCGTTGGTCAAAAAGATGCCAAAAAGGCTGTTGCGGTTGCATTAAGAAATCGCTATCGCCGAAGTCAACTAAATGATCAAATTCGGGATGAAATCGTTCCCAAGAACATCTTAATGATTGGTCCTACAGGAGTAGGGAAAACCGAAATCGCCAGAAGGCTAGCCAAACTAGTAGGTGCTCCATTTATAAAGGTCGAGGCAACAAAGTTTACAGAGGTTGGATATGTAGGGCGAGATGTAGAATCAATGGTCCGAGACTTAATTGAAACCTCAATAAGGTTAGTAAAAGAAGAAAAGATGAATAGTGTTAAGGGCAAGGCAGAGGAGAACGCCAACAAACGTATTGTCGAGTTATTGGTCCCTGCTCCCCAAAAGCAAAATGCATATAAGAACCCACTAGAAATGCTTTTCGGTGGTGGTCAACCTAATGTTCAATCTGAGCCAGAAACGACAAAAGAGGATGAGAGCATTTCTGATAAGCGTAGAAGGATTACGCATCAACTTGCCCTTGGAGAACTTGAAGATCATTATGTAACAGTTGAAGTTGATGAACAGCAACCATCAATGTTCGATATGCTTCAAGGTTCAGGAATGGAACAGATGGGCATGAATATGCAGGATGCTCTAAGTAATTTCATGCCAAAGAAGCGCAAAAAAAGAAAGCTTACTGTAAGAGAAGCAAGGAAGGTGCTTACAACTGAAGAAGCATCAAAGTTAATTGATATGGATGAAGTAAGTCAAGATGCGATCTTTAGAGCAGAGCAATCTGGTATCATCTTTATTGATGAGATAGACAAAATAGCGGGTAAAAGTCAGTCTTCTTCTGCAGATGTTTCTAGAGAAGGAGTACAAAGAGATATTTTACCTATTGTTGAAGGGTCAACGGTTGTTACAAAATATGGTTCGGTAAAAACAGATCATGTATTATTTATCGCTGCTGGTGCATTCCATATGGCGAAACCTTCTGACTTGATTCCTGAACTACAAGGACGTTTTCCGATTAGAGTTGAACTAACTAAACTAACGGTGGATGATTTCGTTCGAATTTTAGTTGAACCTGATAACGCATTACTTAAACAATACATTGCCTTATTAGAAACGGAAGGTATAAAACTAGAATTTTCTGACGATGCTATTCGTAGATTAGCTGAAATTGCATACCAAGTAAATCAAGATACTGATAATATAGGTGCAAGAAGGTTACATACGATTATGGAAAGATTGTTAGAAGATTTATCTTTTGAAGCACCTGAAATCTCGATGGGTACGGTGACGATTACTTCAAAGTATGTTGATGAAAAGTTAAATACAATTGTTAAAAACAAAGATTTAAGTCAATTTATCTTATAA
- the codY gene encoding GTP-sensing pleiotropic transcriptional regulator CodY, with the protein MALLEKTRKINSMLQKAAGKPVNFKEMAETLRDVIVCNVFVLSRRGKLLGFAINQQIENERMKKMLEDRQFPEEYTKSLFNIPETSSNLDVESEYTAFPVENRELFKNGLTTIVPIIGGGERLGTLILSRLQQSFENDDLILAEYGATVVGMEILREKAEEIEEEARSKAVVQMAISSLSYSELEAIEHIFEELNGSEGLLVASKIADRVGITRSVIVNALRKLESAGVIESRSLGMKGTYIKVLNDKFLVELSKLKSN; encoded by the coding sequence ATGGCATTATTAGAAAAAACAAGAAAGATTAATTCAATGTTACAAAAGGCTGCTGGAAAACCAGTTAATTTCAAGGAAATGGCTGAAACATTACGTGATGTGATCGTGTGTAACGTATTCGTATTAAGTCGTAGAGGGAAATTACTTGGATTTGCTATTAATCAACAAATCGAGAATGAGCGCATGAAAAAGATGCTTGAAGATCGTCAGTTCCCAGAGGAATATACAAAAAGCTTATTCAATATTCCAGAAACATCTTCAAACCTTGATGTAGAAAGTGAATACACTGCATTTCCTGTTGAAAACAGAGAGTTATTTAAGAATGGGTTAACAACTATTGTTCCAATTATTGGTGGTGGAGAGCGCTTAGGTACACTAATACTATCTCGATTACAACAATCTTTCGAAAATGATGACTTAATTTTAGCTGAATATGGAGCTACAGTTGTTGGAATGGAGATTCTTCGTGAAAAGGCTGAGGAGATTGAGGAAGAAGCTAGAAGTAAAGCTGTTGTTCAAATGGCAATTAGCTCATTATCATATAGTGAGTTAGAAGCAATCGAGCATATTTTTGAAGAATTGAACGGAAGTGAAGGACTATTAGTGGCTAGTAAAATTGCTGACCGAGTAGGAATCACAAGATCCGTGATCGTAAATGCATTACGTAAGCTTGAAAGTGCTGGAGTTATTGAGTCACGTTCCTTAGGAATGAAAGGAACGTATATCAAAGTATTAAATGATAAGTTCTTAGTTGAATTATCTAAGTTAAAATCGAATTAA
- the flgB gene encoding flagellar basal body rod protein FlgB, whose protein sequence is MKLFSSTITTLEQAMNYSTAKQKVISHNIANSDTPNFKAKSVSFNSEFNRILKDSMQANKTDIRHYDFKSTNTSNSFSVFTQNSSSYNHNGNNVDIDKEMAELAKNQIYYNAVADRIGSKFNSLKTVIRGGK, encoded by the coding sequence TTGAAACTTTTTTCCAGTACAATAACCACTTTAGAACAGGCGATGAATTACTCAACTGCTAAGCAGAAAGTAATCTCACATAATATCGCTAATTCAGATACACCAAATTTTAAAGCGAAAAGTGTTAGTTTTAATTCTGAGTTTAATAGAATTCTAAAAGATTCCATGCAAGCTAATAAAACTGATATACGCCATTATGATTTTAAATCTACTAATACAAGCAATAGCTTCTCTGTTTTTACTCAGAATAGTAGTTCATACAACCATAACGGTAACAATGTAGATATTGATAAAGAAATGGCAGAACTTGCTAAAAATCAAATATATTATAATGCCGTTGCTGACAGGATAGGAAGTAAATTCAATTCTCTTAAAACTGTGATCAGAGGAGGGAAGTAG
- the flgC gene encoding flagellar basal body rod protein FlgC, translated as MTIFHSINTTSSALTAQRLRMDVVSSNMANVDTTRGKFVDGEWQPYRRKMVVTQENAGNFSSFLKTAVANSGSSLGNGVKVTKIAEDETPFKLVYNPDHPDANEDGYVQLPNVDPLKEMVDLISATRSYEANITVLNATKGMLMKALEIGK; from the coding sequence ATGACTATCTTCCATAGTATAAATACGACATCATCGGCTTTAACAGCACAAAGGTTAAGGATGGATGTTGTCTCATCAAATATGGCTAATGTAGATACAACTCGTGGGAAATTTGTAGACGGAGAGTGGCAACCTTACCGTAGAAAAATGGTTGTTACACAAGAAAATGCAGGAAACTTTTCTTCATTTTTAAAAACAGCTGTAGCAAATAGTGGCAGTTCTCTTGGAAATGGAGTTAAGGTTACAAAAATTGCTGAAGATGAGACTCCATTTAAATTAGTTTATAATCCGGACCATCCAGATGCTAATGAGGATGGATATGTTCAACTACCAAATGTTGACCCTTTAAAGGAAATGGTAGATTTAATTAGTGCAACACGTTCGTATGAAGCGAACATTACGGTACTTAATGCAACAAAGGGTATGTTAATGAAAGCACTAGAAATTGGGAAATAG
- the fliE gene encoding flagellar hook-basal body complex protein FliE: MIDKISIANQLTNTPITKKVATPNEAHQAFSSMLKNAINNVNNAQSKSDEMTVKLAKGENVDLHQVMITAEKASVTMAATMEIRNKVIEAYQEVMRMQV; the protein is encoded by the coding sequence ATGATTGATAAAATATCAATAGCAAATCAATTAACAAATACGCCAATTACGAAAAAAGTGGCTACGCCAAATGAAGCGCACCAAGCTTTTTCTTCGATGTTGAAAAATGCAATAAATAATGTTAATAACGCACAAAGTAAATCTGATGAAATGACAGTGAAGCTAGCAAAAGGTGAAAATGTTGACTTACATCAAGTTATGATCACTGCAGAAAAAGCAAGTGTTACTATGGCAGCTACAATGGAAATTCGCAACAAAGTAATTGAGGCCTATCAAGAAGTAATGAGGATGCAAGTATAA
- the fliF gene encoding flagellar M-ring protein FliF has translation MNEKLIHYKNKSTEYWQSRSKGLKMLVVGSIIGLLLVIVLISIFTTRENFVPLYSNLSPQETGQIKATLDTRGISSQISDNGATISVPKEVVDTLKVELAAEGIPNSGSIDYSFFSQNAGFGMTDNEFNTLKLEAMQNELAGLMKGIEGINDAKVMINLPPENIFVGSGQEAASASIVLNTKPGYKFDQQQISSLYHLVSKSVPNLPTDNIVITNQYFEYFDLENEKNNSFVGDIASQLDIKKEIERDIQRQVQQMLGTMMGQDKVVVSVTADLDFTQENREENIVEPFDRENNEAIEISVERITETFTGNGEQAAGVVGTGETDITNYPADGATGNGDYERIEERINNDVNRIRKEIVESPYKIRDLGIQVMVEPPDAENRESLPQESVEDIKQILGTIVRTTINKDENTPQLTEENIEDKIVVSVQPFKGKVETTTQPVVNTLPNWIYFVGGGLVLVILFLLFLNFRKRKTDDSIEIEDEEEEKSYINHVPDVNRERETEGTVRRKQLEKMAKEKPEDFAKLLRSWLAED, from the coding sequence ATGAACGAAAAATTAATACACTATAAAAATAAATCAACTGAATATTGGCAAAGTCGCTCAAAAGGATTAAAGATGCTGGTGGTAGGTTCAATTATTGGCCTACTTCTCGTAATTGTTCTTATCTCTATTTTCACGACTAGAGAAAACTTTGTTCCTTTATATAGTAATCTATCACCACAAGAAACCGGTCAAATAAAAGCTACTCTTGATACGAGGGGAATTAGTTCTCAAATATCAGATAATGGGGCAACAATCAGTGTGCCTAAAGAAGTAGTAGATACTTTAAAGGTAGAATTAGCTGCTGAAGGGATACCTAATAGCGGAAGTATAGACTACTCGTTTTTTAGTCAAAATGCTGGTTTCGGTATGACGGATAATGAATTTAATACACTAAAGCTTGAAGCTATGCAAAATGAACTAGCAGGACTTATGAAAGGAATTGAAGGGATTAACGATGCGAAGGTAATGATTAATCTTCCTCCGGAAAACATCTTTGTAGGAAGTGGTCAGGAAGCTGCTAGTGCGTCAATTGTTTTAAACACAAAGCCAGGGTATAAATTTGATCAACAGCAGATTAGTTCACTATACCATCTAGTTTCCAAAAGTGTTCCAAACCTTCCCACTGATAATATCGTCATCACGAATCAATATTTTGAGTACTTTGATCTAGAGAACGAAAAAAATAATTCATTTGTTGGTGATATTGCATCACAACTCGATATTAAAAAGGAAATAGAACGAGATATCCAGCGACAAGTTCAGCAAATGCTTGGAACAATGATGGGTCAAGATAAAGTGGTTGTCTCAGTAACTGCAGACCTTGACTTTACGCAAGAAAATCGTGAGGAAAATATCGTAGAGCCTTTTGATAGGGAAAATAATGAAGCAATTGAAATTAGTGTAGAACGGATTACCGAAACTTTTACAGGAAACGGAGAACAAGCAGCTGGTGTTGTTGGAACAGGTGAAACAGATATCACAAACTACCCAGCAGACGGTGCTACAGGCAATGGAGACTATGAACGGATCGAAGAGAGAATAAACAATGATGTGAATCGTATTCGTAAAGAAATTGTTGAAAGTCCTTATAAAATTCGAGACCTAGGTATACAGGTAATGGTCGAGCCACCTGATGCTGAAAATAGAGAATCCTTACCACAGGAAAGTGTGGAAGATATTAAACAAATTCTCGGTACGATTGTTCGTACAACGATAAATAAGGATGAAAATACACCACAGCTTACAGAGGAAAATATCGAGGATAAGATTGTTGTCTCTGTTCAACCATTTAAAGGAAAAGTTGAAACAACCACCCAACCAGTTGTAAATACACTACCAAACTGGATTTACTTTGTTGGTGGTGGATTAGTACTTGTAATTCTATTCCTTCTGTTCCTTAATTTTAGAAAGAGAAAGACTGATGATTCTATTGAAATTGAGGATGAGGAAGAAGAGAAGTCCTATATTAATCACGTACCAGATGTTAATCGAGAAAGAGAGACTGAAGGAACTGTTCGTAGGAAGCAACTTGAAAAGATGGCGAAGGAAAAACCAGAGGATTTTGCAAAATTACTGCGCTCTTGGTTAGCTGAAGATTAG